In one Cervus canadensis isolate Bull #8, Minnesota chromosome 22, ASM1932006v1, whole genome shotgun sequence genomic region, the following are encoded:
- the GPR62 gene encoding G-protein coupled receptor 62 has protein sequence MAARASEPAPGQPVSTGRSLSTRMANATGLSAPEVAASMGLILAALVEAAALLGNGALLVVVLRTPGLRDALYLVHLCVVDLLAAASIMPLGLLAAPPPGLGRVRLGPAPCRAARFLSAALLPACTLGVAALGLARYRLIVHPLRPGARPPPTLVLAAVWAAAGLLGALSLLGPPPAPPPAPARCSVLAGGLGPFRPLWALLAFALPALLLLGAYGSIFLVARRAALRPPRPARGSRPRSDSLDSRLSILPPLRPRPRWGKAALAPALAVGQFAACWLPYGCACLAPAAQAAAAEAAVTWIAYSAFAAHPFLYGLLQRPVRRTLGRLARRALPRSPRACTSRAWHPRALLQRLQRPPEGPALGASEAPEQGRDLTGRESLSMSEAT, from the exons ATGGCAGCCAGGGCGTCTGAGCCAGCGCCTGGGCAGCCTGTGAG caCAGGGCGAAGCCTGAGCACTCGAATGGCCAACGCCACAGGGCTGAGCGCCCCAGAAGTCGCAGCCTCGATGGGATTGATCCTGGCGGCTCTCGTGGAGGCGGCGGCACTGCTGGGCAACGGCGCGCTGCTGGTGGTGGTGTTGCGCACGCCGGGACTGCGCGACGCCCTCTACCTCGTGCACCTGTGCGTCGTGGACCTGCTGGCGGCCGCCTCCATCATGCCGCTGGGCCTGCTGGCCGCTCCGCCGCCGGGGCTGGGCCGCGTGCGCCTGGGCCCCGCACCCTGCCGCGCGGCGCGCTTCCTCTCGGCGGCGCTGCTGCCCGCCTGCACGCTCGGCGTGGCGGCGCTCGGCCTGGCGCGCTACCGCCTCATAGTTCATCCGCTGCGGCCCGGCGCGCGGCCTCCGCCCACCCTAGTGCTCGCGGCCGTGTGGGCGGCGGCCGGGCTGCTGGGCGCGCTCTCTTTGCTCGGGCCGCCGCCCGCACCGCCCCCGGCCCCGGCTCGCTGCTCGGTCCTGGCCGGGGGCCTCGGGCCCTTCCGGCCGCTCTGGGCGCTGCTGGCCTTCGCGCTGCCCGCCCTCCTGCTGCTCGGCGCCTACGGCAGCATCTTCCTCGTGGCGCGCCGGGCCGCCCTGCGGCCCCCACGGCCCGCACGCGGGTCCCGGCCGCGCTCCGACTCTCTGGACAGTCGCCTCTCCATCTTGCCGCCCCTCCGGCCTCGCCCGCGCTGGGGCAAAGCAGCCCTGGCTCCGGCGCTGGCCGTGGGCCAGTTCGCAGCCTGCTGGCTGCCTTATGGCTGTGCGTGCTTGGCGCCTGCTGCCCAGGCCGCAGCGGCCGAGGCCGCCGTCACCTGGATAGCCTACTCGGCCTTCGCGGCTCACCCCTTCTTGTACGGCCTGCTGCAGCGCCCTGTACGCCGGACGCTGGGCCGCCTTGCCCGCCGAGCGCTGCCGCGGTCCCCGAGAGCCTGCACTTCGCGGGCCTGGCACCCGCGGGCCCTCCTGCAGCGCCTCCAGAGACCTCCAGAGGGCCCTGCCCTTGGCGCTTCGGAGGCACCTGAACAAGGCCGGGACTTGACAGGAAGGGAGAGCCTGAGCATGTCAGAGGCCACGTGA